The Portunus trituberculatus isolate SZX2019 chromosome 19, ASM1759143v1, whole genome shotgun sequence genome contains a region encoding:
- the LOC123506391 gene encoding sulfotransferase 1 family member D1-like, with protein MLPRLLSIHASRQIFLGGKGVGQPSTRKCCHLLPSPYGVTLHRFSSTGIKDPSLRRLHLYKRVFAISLFGGTLFAAWYLKKQKGVKLKTLLEDFTRLPVDDSLFGSPVSLYRHKGYIFPGQLVMSGVFKELPDFQFKQEDVLVASYPKAGTTWVQEIVYMLTHGCQKTNESSEILETRFPYLEYPYPGIKSLVLKKEKRFIKTHLPISLLPTSFENSGAKLIYIARNPRDTAISYFYFMQLLTQCDYQGTLSSFIDMFLSDRAMYSPYFGHILGYWEARHNPNILFVTYEELHQNPHKIIRKIAEFLSIDVSDAEVNHVAKSTSFIHMAANPSVNYEHWKDFGFAFKDKGTFLRKGKIGDWQRHLSSSQVAAFEEWENKHLKDSDLKFTYAIPAQSDAQ; from the exons ATGTTGCCAAGGCTGCTGTCCATCCATGCCTCCAGACAAATATTCCTGGGAGGGAAGGGTGTCGGGCAGCCTAGCACGAGGAAATGTTGCCACCTTCTGCCTAGTCCTTATGGTGTGACATTGCACAGGTTCAGCAGCACCGG CATTAAAGACCCCAGCCTAAGAAGGTTACATCTGTACAAGCGAGTGTTTGCAATTTCTCTCTTTGGGGGAACACTTTTTGCTGCCTGGTATCTTAAGAAGCAGAAAGGAGTGAAGCTCAAGACACTACTGGAGGACTTCACAAGGCTTCCAGTTGATGATTCACTCTTTGGCTCTCCAGTTTCATTATACAG GCACAAAGGATACATTTTTCCTGGTCAGCTGGTGATGTCAGGCGTGTTCAAAGAATTACCTGATTTCCAGTTCAAGCAAGAGGACGTTCTGGTCGCCAGTTATCCCAAAGCAG GCACAACATGGGTACAGGAAATTGTGTACATGCTAACACACGGCTGCCAGAAGACTAATGAAAGTTCAGAAATTTTGGAGACAAGATTTCCCTACCTTGAATATCCTTATCCAGGAATTAAATCTCTTGttctgaaaaaggaaaagagatttaTCAAAACTCACTTGCCAATCAGTCTCTTACCCACCTCTTTTGAAAACAGCGGTGCCAAG TTAATTTACATTGCCAGGAATCCTCGAGACACAGCGATATCATACTTTTACTTCATGCAGCTTCTGACTCAGTGTGACTACCAGGGAACACTCTCCAGCTTCATTGACATGTTCCTTTCAGATAGAG CAATGTACAGTCCATATTTTGGTCATATCCTGGGATATTGGGAAGCTCGACACAATCCCAACATTCTCTTTGTCACCTATGAGGAGCTTCATCAGAACCCACACAAGATTATTAGAAAAATAGCAGAGTTCCTCAGT ATTGATGTGAGTGATGCCGAAGTGAACCATGTGGCAAAAAGCACATCCTTCATACACATGGCAGCAAATCCTAGTGTTAACTACGAGCACTGGAAAGATTTTGGATTTGCTTTCAAAGACAAGGGTACATTTCTTCGTAAAG GTAAGATTGGAGATTGGCAGAGGCACCTGAGCAGCAGTCAAGTGGCAGCCTTTGAAGAGTGGGAAAACAAGCATTTGAAGGATTCAGACTTAAAATTTACATATGCAATTCCTGCTCAAAGTGATGCACAATGA